From the genome of Rhinoderma darwinii isolate aRhiDar2 chromosome 1, aRhiDar2.hap1, whole genome shotgun sequence:
GAAAACGGAAGTTCGAGCTCATGGACGGGGCTGAGGCGGAAGTTAGGATTTCAGGTTAGCGAGGCATCACGTGATAGAATAGGAGATACACTACTAGGAACATCTTTTCAAACGCAAGTACATTGCAAAAAGCTTAGGTTTGACATATTTCGTTTAACAGGATTGGattaattggttccggaaaacccctttaagacatgcCATCTCCATGTGCTTGAATTGAAGCAACCATCCTCACTGGAGAAGTCTTTATTTCACAAATTCTATTGATTATCCCAGATAAAACAATACCTTTTACAcgattaggcccagttcacactaagtttttttttggtgcagattttgacacagaaaccatgtcagaatcagcaccaaaaaatgtccaaaatcgccccccattgatttcaatgggaggcagaagaggtttttttttttcccgggcaACTTTTAGCAGCTCGCTGGGGAAAAATGGAATTTCCTTTCATGCCGCGGTCTCgcccctgacctcccattaaaatcaatgggagggaaCTAGACCTTACAGTTTCCAGTTAAGCGGTTATTTGCACTGACGCTAAGTAAGGCCCAAGGCCAATCTTTGCAGGTGGCTGACATAAATCTGGACTCTGCATGTTTCTTGCATGGACAATTGTATGTTGCCTGCTTGTCCGAGTTGGATCAGGCAACAATCTTTTATGTCTATGCACCTggcaataaaactgccaatgttgtttaTTAGCAGGCTCTATAAGTCTGACGCCTTCTCCTAGCAGTATAGCGGTTAGGTATACAGGTTAAAAATGAAATCGTGTGTAACTAAGGGGGTTTATACAGCTACTAGCGACTTCCCGGTAAACAAAATAGTGAGGGTATGGATCGAGGCCCCTGAAGTACAGCACCCTGTGGTGGATTCAGGCATATAATAGTATCCATGCGTCTATCTATTAGAGCCATTCTGTATCCACAAAAGAGGTTCCTATCAGTGAAATACACAAATCTAGAATAGATGGGCCAATAAAAGaaggaaattattttatttggaTTTTCCGTCATGCTTTGAAAATATCATATTCATATTGAACATTATTCTCTCCAGCAAATTTCTCAGAACGGGGATGAGTAAATGTTCAATTTCCTAATAAATCACTAATGAAGCAGTGTCGGTTTTACAAGACCACGAAACACACAATTCTTTCTGAAACAAGTGACAGCCAACCCCATTATTTGGAATAATACTGGAGTAAAAATGTACGTGACCAGGTCTTTTCCCTCTGATTCACATGGTGTACTACGCCAACCTGCCCTACATGTTACCGAGTGCAATTTTAGATGTAGCGCACAGCCAGACACACCCATTTATTTATAGCAGTTGGCAAacattcactatatatatatatatatatatatatatatatataaataaaggaaCCTCATATGCAAGCCTAAAGTGCCTTTAAGCCAGGATCTCACGCGCACGTTTTCTGCTCAGttctttaagccaaagccagaagcagATCAAAAAaggatatatatctatctatctatcacgatcgatagatagatatctatctatctataaagaCAGACGCATCTTTTTGGTGTCCACTAGtgttgggcaaaaaaaaaaacaccacaagctGCGTGTGCTCATGGCCAACTAACGGGCAAACGAGCGTGTagatagggcaacgatcagctgcggAGCGAGCAAACCAATTTTCTcgcactaaactttaaaaaattaattgtggggtgaaataggcaTCAAACATtttacgtaattttttttttttgggggggggggtttgttgaaacagggagacgtgctgccaacatgatcgaaacaagtgctcgtccccatacatagcgcctTGTGCAAAGAGCAAACAATCGCCAATCAATAAGATGTCTCATTGATTggtgcttgtttacacggcccacgtccacGTAAGAGAACCCTGAGgaaatgttcacacggcctattatcGGACcgtaaacgcaaaaaaaaaaaaacgcccgaaagatcggaagcagaacgcctccaaacatctgcccattgatttcaatgggaaaaaccgcattctgttccgacgggccgtttcttTTCGCAgcggttttgaaaaacagccgtgtaaaaaaacggccacgaaaaataagtgaaaatcgcaagtggcttaaaaaaaacttctgaaatccaggagccgttttcccttgaaaacagctccgcattttcagaagttttttttgctAAGGCTGACTGGGAAACCTCTTTATCAGAGTCAAAAATCAAGATTCTTTCTCCAGACACGTTTCCTTCCAGCCAGAATTCATCAGGGGAGGTATGGCTAGAGTAGCCTAACAAAAAGTCGTCAGACGCGACACAGGCGCCCATACCAGCACAGAGGAAACATGTGCGATCAACTCTCTGCCACTGCAGAAATTTATTGAATATGCGCTGCTCCAGCATATTTTGCCAAGCCTGACTTTGTTAGGCTACTCTAGCCATAGCACCCCTGATgaatcctggctggaaggaaacgCGTCGGAAGAAAAGGAAATATCAATTTTTTGACTCAGATAAAGAGGTTTCCCAGTCCTCTTACTGGAAAGTGGAGTTGACCACGCTGCATTACAGAatgggtagggggggggggggttgaggacCGCAGAAATAGTTATAAATACCAAACTATGGGTAACATAGGAAATAGCTTTCCATCTATACAGATCGATCTGGTTTAATTTTGGGAGCATCCATATACCACGTGTACCATTTTAAAGGTTTGATAACCTCTACTGATTGCATACCTGATCAACAGTGTAAAGACTGAACAGTTTAACCTCTTGTTCCTGCAATAGAGAGGAAAAAGTTGTTTTCATGTATTTAGGTCTATACAATTTCAAAAAAAGTTACATCAGTGATATTAAACTCCAGTGATTTGTCAAATTAAAGTGGAGTAAATTAATTACACAAGATACCTTTGGTGATAGGTGTTGAAATTCACCATTTATATTTACAATGGAAACAGAGCCTTATTTTCCTTTACAGTAGGACGAGTAAGCCACAAACTCCAGGATTCCACTGTGATCAGTGATTGGACATAGTTCCCAGatcctaatttttttttgtgtagagTAGTGTCGTTCATTAAGTGGTTTTATACAAAGATACAGttaagagaaagaaaaaaaacaacaaaatagaaCACCTAAAATGTGTTGAGAAAGGCTCTGgaggagctgaaatgttgcatgggtgaataaatagttcTTTTTTTGGATGTGCTACCTATCCTTGTTTTGGAGGACGGCTGGATCCAGTCCTTTTGGGTTTTGCACTCATACATTTTTCTGGTGTGGGGAGATCTTGTTTTGTATCAACCTAAAATGGGTTGTCTcattaagacaacccctttccatatatggacattatagATTTGGGATCCCCGTCTATGATCCAGAGAAGAGCCACGAAGGATCAGTGGCTCCTGATCTGGTAGATCCACACCATCCTTATATTATATAATCaatttgaatggccaccatgtaaaaCTACAAGCAGGGGACACATATGACTGGCTGCAACATCCCACAGTAATAAGGGCTGATCACCGGGAGGTCGCCGGAACCATAGCGATCAGCTAATCAGGGAACCAGCTTCTCATCAAAacgacttagaggctctgtcaccacattataagtggcctatcttgtgcaTAATGTGAGCagcgttgtaatgtagattacagcagtgttttttttatttagaaaaacaatcatttttgacggagttatgacctatattagctttttgctaatgattttcttaatgcccaactgggcagatcactatgtgcaaccacatacacacattaacgttactcaagtgtcccgacagtgaatagacatcactatcagccaggacgtgaggtctattcagaatcctgaaacttcgaacgtttgtggttgatttacagcacagcaagcgtagtctcgcgagattacgctgtaagctgtcatttacagcgagactacgcttgctgtactgtaaatcaaccacaaacgttcgaagtttcaggattctgaatagacctcGCGTCCTGGCTGGTCGCGATGTCTATtccctgtcaggacacttgagtaatgtgtgtgtgtgtgtgtgtgtgtgtgtgtgtgtgtgtgtgtgtgtgtgtgtgtgtgtgtgtgtgtgtgtgtgtgtgtgtgtgtgtgtgtgtgtgtgtgtgtgtgtgtgtgtgtgtgtgtgtgtgtgtgtgtgtgtgtgtgtgtgtgtgtgtgtgtgtgtgtgtgtgtgtgtgtgtgtgtgtgtgtgtgtgtacatagtgatctagtaagatcactatgtgctgagtaaatgaatagagagaaatgtatgacgctgattagtcagcgtcatatacttctctgtacaacgcccacttggtcaaaaagtaaaacacgcccagttggtcattaagaaagtcattagcataaagctaaaataggtcataacgccatcaaaaatgatcgtttttctaatttaaaaaaaaaaaacactgctgtaatctactttacagcaccgatcacatcatgtacaagatagggcacttataatgtggtgacagagcctctaagaatTCCAAGGCCCTCTACTAATAAGACTAATATTTCTATAGGATTCTTAAACAACATACATGTGACAAAATGAGGGACAATTACAAAGCAATGGTATTTTCTCTTCTATTAAGGCCTTAATCAGACGCCCACgtttggtccatgatatacaGACCGACCACCGTttagggaggtttctgtcctgtattgtaatcatgttttcagaagGGGACAGTAGTCCCGTCAGGAGGctgaggctcctagcatcatacataattaTGATTCTAGAAGCCTGGCTCCCTGAACGGTGGTCAGTCCGGGAAACTTGGCAGACACATGGCCTgtatgtatatcacggaccgaacacgggcgtctgaataaggccttatggtgGCCTTATGGTATGCTTAACTGAAGCTCCTGGAGGTCACACTAAATTCAAAATCCAAGTCAATGCCACAGACATGATACCCTCTGTACatagtttttattatttacataatACAATATAGCATAAATGCTGAATAGCAGGATTATGTGCAATACATAAATATGAACTATCTGTACACATTTGCATATCTAGTAACTTAGAACAGAAATACAAGttttaaagcaaaaaaaataaaattaaaaatctgaTGCTTGGGAAAAGTTAAAGGAGTTGAGGGCAGAACACAAAATAAAATCTTAGTGAAGCCGAGTGAACATACATAATCTATTTACAGATGAGAACAGGCAATACCACAACACtactcaaaattaaaaaaaaaaaaaaaaaaaaaaaaaaacacttccatCTAaagagcaagaaaaaaaaaaaaaaaatctcattcaaACCTTCCATTAGAACACAGAAGTGATATTATCAGACAAGCATCAGTGAAGTTTACTGTCTTTTCTAGAGTAGTTTTTGTACAAAGCTGTAGATAATGCAGCCCATGCAATAAAACCAAGAAAATTACAGTCCTACACCCAAATACAATTGAAAACTATAAAAACGGTCAACAGCCCCCTCATTGTGGTTCCTGGTAGCACTCATGGAAGAACTAAAAACATGAACACCTCCACCCTATACAAGAAAATGGATCTTACAGCAGCCAAGTAAGGTATGGTTTTCATGCAAATCTGTGCAAGTGAGTCACATTGTAAAACCTCCATTAATGGGTAAAAGCCATTTGAATTACCTTACTaaatccaaaaagaaaaaaaaaaaaggattattggaaaaaaaacaaaaacctgtaaaTTCAGAATTTCTGGTGGCCTCAATTCTAACCATAAGCACAAAAGGCACTGTAGGGTTCacaataaatataatacattaaAACCCTGCAGGAGTGGATTATGAGTGCACCAAAGTAACTGACAGGTCAGAATAGGACATTAATCAAACATTTGAAGTTCCAATTTCAAAACAGGTTTttgggaacaaaaaaaaaaaaaaaaaaaaaaactttcatagaaaTAACAACTGCTAAATTGTTGGAAGTACTAGAGCATAGAACCCTGCACCACATATAGTGTGTGTACTTCATTGTGTCTAAACACCAGAGTATTGCTCATTTTATATGGTAAAAGGCAGTTGAAGAAAATCGTGGAAAGGAAGTGTAGTAAGTCACGTTGACGGTTCCAACACTAATGGGGCAAGAATGCGGGCACTCAGGATAGGGCTCATAAAATAAGGGAAAAAATGCTGCTCGGTGCACACATATCCAAGTCCTTCTAGCAAGCCCGGTTTACATTACAGACAAATATACTCATCTGTTATAGCACATCTGTTGCAGGCATGCAGATTTTAGGCCTACATTTTGGCACATTCCCTAGTTAACATTTTCTCAACCAGATATGCATTCAACTAAAAGGTGTAAAGCCAGTACTGATCCATCCAAGTTCTGAGAGCTCAGGAACACAAAAAAGGTAAAAGAGGGCTGTATCATCTATTCATTCAATTTTGCCTGTAACACTCAAAACATcctaaaaaatagagaaaaaaaaaaaagacatcacaaaaaaaatgtttaacatcagaaaaaaacaaacatgcatCTGCTCTTTAATGTTTTCCCTAGGATATATTAAAATCAGAACCAAAAAaggagcaaaaaataaaagtcagtCTTCACAAATTGTAgatttatattctctgtatttttTCTGCCACCACAACAGGGTTTTCTTTCCTTATTTTTGCTGCAGCTTCTGCTTTATAATCATAAGGGCAGTTGTGCTTGTCAGAGTAACGGTGAAGTCCACAAAACAGATTCCCACAACGGCAGTCAAAACCTACAAATTGAAAATATGAACACCGTTAAAAAAAGATCTAGCACCGGGATTCTACGCAGCCAGCTCACATCTATGGCAAATTATGGAactttattattagtattatttctTGAAATTCGGTCAATACCACCAGAGCGATAGCCATTAAACAATTTTAATATGGCACGAGCGCACACAGATTTGTATTAGACATTTCTCTATCTAATTTTGGGGGTGGGGAATTTCTGGCATCACAACACTGATCTCATATAGAGCTATGGGATCAATTTTGTAACtagtaaagaagaaaaaaaaaaaaaaaaaaaaagactgttgGAAATGAGAATGGGTGGCCGAACATACGTGAAATGGCCTGGAGACTACACAACACTTTATTCTGCCGTTGCAtaagctttaggctgggttcccacgtagcgtaaacgctgcggaaattccacagcatttacagaagcagcaaagtgaatgagatttagaaaacctcatgcccatgctgcgaaaaaaaaaaaaaaaaatgcgcaaAAGTTGTGCAaaaaaagtgttctgcggtgcgtttttcagtttcgcagcatgtcaatttatgctgtgtgtttggcccatagacttcaatggggagcagaaattctgcaacagatttgttgTGGTGGTTTTTACAGCGGAAACTCCATAAAAGCCGCTGGAATACCACAGGTGCACATTTACTTTGTATAACCAATGATTAACACTAAATATGCAGGTAAGACCGCTGtgggaaaaaacacagcgttttcccAGCAGGCGGAGCAGAAAAACGCACttggtgcggatttctgtgacagatttaccagcgtttttctagagattctgctgcagaaaatctgTAGCGTATcccgtgtgtgggaacatacccttacacaaggtcatctctcctgacagatCTATTTTAGTAAACACCTGTATTCACcatgaaaaaaacaattctggagcaactTTTCTTAATATTCTGTGTTGTTCCGATCCTGTGTTATGCCTagaaatgtaggaataaattgaaaactgggtgttaccagttcggggtgtatccctacacagactgactatgtccaatcagtgctgacatagtgggactgtagggacacacccccttgACAGGGGAATTGtaccacccagttgtcaattaatcAAATTCTTGGAagaacaacagaggaacggcacaacacagagttcgaagaaaataggtttttaattcttgttatttcatggggaataaagGTATTTACTAAATTAGACatgacaggagagaggacacattctctttaaagtctaagtaaaaaaaaaggctgaGCACCTAAACTACATTGCAGTAATCGTTCAATATGTTATTTTCAGAATCGCTCCCTTTAGTTGTAGGAGAATTTGGCTACAAATCCAGTAGTATTGCAAGGAATTTCAAAATTGCCCTCACTGCCCTGCAAGCACTATTTATACGTGAAGTACCAGCTCACCAGACTGCTCATAGAGGCCGCCACAAGGTCCAACTTGACCTATGAAGAGTCCATTGGGCCGTCTAATAATCCAGAACCTTGGATACTCTGGCACATGCAAGGTCCTGTTAACGCCAGGCTAAAGGAATTTCCATCCAATACCTTTTGTGACTCAAAACCGTTTGTATAAATTCATATATCATTTGCAGAAATATTGCATTAGActagccgccccccccccctccgcaatGATGCCAAATACAAAGGTTAAAATTAGAATACCTGTAAGACCAATCTTCTTCCTGCACATAAAACACCTGTTCTTCTTTGGTTTCGGGAGTTCTGGAGTTTTTTCCTCACTTTGAGATGTGCTGGGCTGCAATACTGAAGGACTTGGCTGAGTCACAACTGAAATATAAAACGCCTTACATTTAGAACAGTGAAACTATCACAGGCAGATATTCTTTCATGAACGAGAGACGAGTGATTTGCGTATCAAAGACGGTCTATTACACGTGGCAATATTTGCTGTTTAGTCGTTACTTAGCTCGTCGCCCACACCTAATCTCTAAACTGCTGACGACTGGAAGAAGAAGATTTCTAAAGAGACGAGGGGATGACTATACGATAATTGGCATTGAACCATAACCTTTCATTCAGATAGATGTGGCCGACCCACGGAAACCCAACTATTTATCGTTCGTTGCATGCCATTACATGTGTACGTTAATTGCTCCGTCTAATAGGGCCTTAACCTTACCTGTGCAGTTGGATGCAAGCTATTGTTCCCGGTAAGGAGCCATTTAGGGCTGGGGAGAGCATCACTGTAGTCAATAGACAGACAAGTACAAGGGGGTGGATATGAAGCACCCTCAACTACTTTATATCACCTAGCTGCAGTTTATTGCATCTATATGCCACGGCTTTATCTAGTCGTATAGGAGCCAATAAAAAGGAGTCTGTAGAGCAATGCTACACAGCTTGTTCATCAAGGTAACCATACGGACGTGAACTGCTTGATATAGCAAGACACTGAGCAGTACAGCAGCAATATATTGTTAGGTCTATAGTGTGTATGTTACACGAGGGGAGGGGGATATAGGTCAGGAGGCCTTTAGATCGTTCTAATCTCCCATAACATGGGGCTATAATAAAGATCTAAACATGGGAGGTAATGTAAACATACCTGGTTCTGAGGACTCTGTTTTTGAAGATGTCGCATTATCTTCTCTTGAAATGCTCATTTCTGTCATTTGCTGCGTTACAGGTAAAGCAGCCACATTTCTAAAAgaaacacgaaaaaaaaaaaaaagaaaaaaaaaagtggaattaGGGGTTAGGGAAAAGTTCTGTAGCCAACTACAAATTGGCACAATGGAAGCAAGGGTTATACTGGACCCATAGTATGTGTTCATCTGGACTAAAAATATACGTAATATCTCTAAAAACTAAACTCATTCATTCAAAGGAGTTTTCAGTGTTATAAATGAAAGTTTATTCATCACGTAATGACAAGTTCGCTtactttctgttttaattccATACCATTTGCAAGATATCAGATTGCGGTTAAGTAAATGAAAACTTTGTACTTTACATCCAAAGGCCCTAAATTTGTCATGATCAACGGACACAGAAGCTCATtacaaggccatgttcacacagtccGGATTTACACAGAATCTGCCAATGCAtttgaatggggtattttatacgCTCAGGAACAAAAACGTGCCGAATGAAagcgctgcagatttaaaaacccACATAATATTCATTATTGCTGCAGATTCAGTGCTAAAAAAACACGGATTATCTTAACTGAATTACAATGTGGCTAATCCATGCGAGTATCAACTGAAttatctagaaaaaaaaataaaataaataagcagATCCTATTGCAATTTGTtggtgtgtgaacatggcctgagAGAGCTCAGATACACCACTTATTTACTGTACCGATGTGATCAGGACAGGGTTCCTAGGACAGACAAATGTTTCCATACAACAGACCTTGAAACCGGTGCAGAAAAGATACAAATATATTAGGAAGTAGCACAACTTCTATACAATAAGCTTTGTTCACGTTACATTCAGAACGTTTACTTTGTGTTACGAACACCATACTTCATGCACTAGGAATATAAGCTATTCAGCCTATGATGATGATACATCCAGCATAAGCAGCCCACGAGAGCTTGTGAACCATGCTGAAGACCTACATTCACATTAGACAATATTCCGTTTACCTGGATTTATCAGAAGGGCTGCCACCATCACTGTCACAGTTGTTTAGTATGGTTTCTACTCTCTGTATGGATGCAGATTCTGTAGGACTGTTTGAACCGCTGGCTGCTCCTGGATGAAACAAGACAGACACATACTTCAGTCCATGGCTAGTTCTTACGTGGAGTCTGTACAAATCTACTAACATATGTAAATGTAAGGTCTAGAACTGATGAAACAATTACAATGTGAGAGTAGTTATTCGAGTGACCATCACACTATCCAGAACACTAGTCCCATTTACAGTAAACACAAAGGCCGTCATTAGCTTATGTATGCACAATCATCAACGCTCTGTAACCAACAGTGGCACAAACCATTTACAAGAAAAAGTACACTAAACATGAGCCGAAACAACGCACCACTTGTATAGTAAAGCATGGCATATACCTAAAGTAAATGGAGGGTTAGTATTttaaaaggaaacattttgttaACAGTTCACTCCCACCCTAACTCCTCAATTTTAACACAGATTAAAATTAGCCATACACGAGAGGAAGCCATCGGCGAATCAAGCGGTTTTTCCTAAATCCGGCGACCAGGTGTCTTTATTTTAATTGGGATatgggaataagccgctgccaaaCGCCTCTAGAAGCAGCCGGTTTCCTGTGGGAACAGCATCTGCCTCCCATGGAAAGTTGGATCTTCCCTCTCATGGAGAGTTGGGATGCCCCC
Proteins encoded in this window:
- the ZFAND5 gene encoding AN1-type zinc finger protein 5; this translates as MAQETNQTPGPMLCNTGCGFYGNPRTNGMCSVCYKEHLQRQNSGRISPMGAASGSNSPTESASIQRVETILNNCDSDGGSPSDKSRNVAALPVTQQMTEMSISREDNATSSKTESSEPVVTQPSPSVLQPSTSQSEEKTPELPKPKKNRCFMCRKKIGLTGFDCRCGNLFCGLHRYSDKHNCPYDYKAEAAAKIRKENPVVVAEKIQRI